In a single window of the Gossypium hirsutum isolate 1008001.06 chromosome A13, Gossypium_hirsutum_v2.1, whole genome shotgun sequence genome:
- the LOC107894083 gene encoding LOW QUALITY PROTEIN: dicarboxylate transporter 2.1, chloroplastic (The sequence of the model RefSeq protein was modified relative to this genomic sequence to represent the inferred CDS: inserted 1 base in 1 codon) yields MPKERRQINTCGERRQINTCRQEEALHCSFTTTTTTPFSLNPGISLHSRSKPISRSSPPSIFPPSSFPSLRSPLNSLLFSPLPKRRNPLLFLTRATSQNDKDPPPQTTPPPPPQGAKLLPFLISISIGLIVRFLIPIPVEVTLQAWQLFAIFLSTITGLVLSPLPVGAWAFLGLTTSIVTGTLPFTTAFGAFTNEVIWLIVISFFFARGFVKTGLGDRIATYFVKWLGKSTLGLSYGLTLSEALIAPAMPSTTARAGGVFVPIIKSLSLSAGSRPXDPSSRKLGSYLVQSQFQASTNSSALFLTASAQNLLCLKLAEELGIIILNPWVSWFKAASLPALVSLLLTPLILYKFYPPEIKDTPDAPAMAAKKLEQMGPVTKNEWIMVGAMLLAVTLWVCGDILGIPSVVAAMICLSMLLLLGVLDWDDCLSEKSAWDTLAWFAVLVGMASQLTNLGIVSWMSGCVAKSLQSLSLSWPVAFVVLQASYFLIHYLFASQTGHVGALYSAFLAMHLAAGVPGVLAVLALGYNTNLFGSITHYSSGQAAVYYGAGYMELPDVFKMGFVMAIVNAIVWGGVGTLWWKFLGIY; encoded by the exons ATGCCGAAGGAAAGACGGCAAATAAATACTTGTGGAGAACGACGGCAAATAAATACTTGTCGCCAAGAAGAAG CCCTCCACTGCTccttcaccaccaccaccactacTCCTTTCTCACTTAATCCCGGCATTTCCCTCCATTCCCGCTCTAAACCCATATCCAGATCATCCCCGCCGTCCATTTTCCCGCCATCTTCATTCCCCTCCCTCCGATCCCCTCTCAATTCTCTCTTGTTTTCCCCTCTTCCCAAACGAAGAAACCCTTTACTTTTCCTTACCCGTGCCACTTCTCAAAACGACAAAGACCCACCACCTCAAACAACACCTCCGCCGCCGCCACAAGGAGCTAAACTCCTCCCTTTCCTCATCTCAATTTCAATCGGCCTTATTGTTCGATTCCTAATCCCCATACCCGTGGAAGTAACACTCCAAGCCTGGCAACTCTTCGCCATCTTTTTGTCAACAATCACCGGTCTGGTCTTAAGCCCTTTACCCGTCGGCGCATGGGCTTTCTTAGGCCTCACAACTTCCATCGTTACCGGAACGCTGCCGTTCACCACCGCCTTCGGTGCCTTCACCAACGAAGTGATTTGGTTGATCGTTATTTCATTCTTCTTCGCTCGTGGGTTCGTTAAAACGGGGCTCGGTGATAGGATCGCTACTTACTTCGTCAAATGGTTGGGAAAAAGCACCTTGGGATTGTCTTATGGGTTGACTTTGAGTGAGGCCTTGATTGCACCGGCGATGCCTAGTACTACCGCTAGAGCCGGCGGAGTTTTTGTACCCATCATCAAGTCGTTGTCTCTGTCGGCGGGAAGCCGGC GGGATCCGTCGTCTCGGAAGCTTGGGAGTTACCTGGTTCAATCTCAGTTTCAG GCTTCCACCAACTCCAGTGCTCTTTTCCTTACTGCTTCAGCTCAAAATTTGCTATGCCTCAAATTAGCCGAGGAGCTCGGGATTATCATTTTGAATCCTTGGGTTTCATGGTTCAAGGCTGCTAGTTTACCAGCACTTGTTTCCCTACTGCTAACTCCGCTTATTTTATACAAGTTTTACCCTCCGGAAATCAAAGATACGCCCGATGCCCCGGCAATGGCTGCAAAGAAACTCGAACAGATGGGTCCTGTCACAAAAAATGAATGGATCATGGTCGGAGCTATGCTTCTTGCTGTTACCCTATGGGTCTGCGG TGACATTCTTGGCATTCCAAGTGTTGTGGCTGCAATGATCTGTTTATCAATGCTCCTTTTGCTAGGAGTGCTTGATTGGGATGACTGCTTAAGCGAAAAATCAGCATGGGACACACTGGCATGGTTTGCTGTTTTGGTAGGCATGGCAAGCCAATTGACAAACCTCGGGATAGTGAGTTGGATGTCCGGTTGTGTTGCTAAGAGCCTTCAATCTCTTTCTTTAAGCTGGCCTGTGGCATTTGTCGTTCTTCAGGCATCATACTTTCTCATCCATTACCTATTCGCAAGCCAAACCGGTCATGTAGGAGCATTATACTCTGCTTTCCTTGCTATGCACTTGGCGGCCGGAGTACCTGGTGTATTAGCAGTGTTGGCTCTCGGTTACAATACCAACCTTTTTGGTTCCATAACACATTATAGCAGCGGTCAGGCGGCCGTCTACTATGGAG CCGGATATATGGAGCTACCAGACGTATTCAAAATGGGTTTTGTAATGGCCATTGTTAATGCCATTGTATGGGGAGGTGTTGGAACTTTATGGTGGAAATTTTTAGGCATCTACTGA